A section of the candidate division WOR-3 bacterium genome encodes:
- a CDS encoding carbohydrate binding family 9 domain-containing protein has product MRPVSNVLLIVVTAVFSISAAEAQKTVAPSINAVRAEEEIIIDGDLRESVWQGEGYSALVQKEPVEGAAPTEETSVYVAYNDEGIFVAARCYYSDMSFCTGGLGRRDEMLQSDRFWVWIDPNRSGRNAFGFAVNPDGSIVDGKCYQDIAWDDSWDGVWQSAAKRHVDHWTAEMFIPFNQLRFAKKNEYIMGVNFDRYIICKAEDDYFSMVPDTETGFVSKFGLLTGIAGIEPPVRLQILPYVMGKASYLAEGEDSPFYEDNRYDGSAGLDLKYGLTGDLTLDATVNPDFGQAEVDPAEINLSAFETYYAEKRSFFIEGSDIFIFGDNPAGGVWGCNWQEPEIFYSRRIGREPKGYVTHTGFVDRPEQTTIIGAAKMSGQVGDWALGHISAVTDREYARVDSSGTIFEEEIEPRTYYGIIRSYKEFNKGDQGLGFMATGVARDLRTEELSRINNRNALVVGLDGWSFLNDAREWAFMGHTEYSNVNGSEERMLDLQQEPAHYYQSPDLDYVSLDSSRTSLSGYMGRFAIKKTKGNLGFHSSLGIISPGFETNDLGFTWITNVVNMHVAAGYNWYAPTNWYRDASIWLMTSRNYDFDSRKLFEQYYAMANATLPNYWSAESWVQYTPDGLDLHETRGGPAIAYHGYTATYLSVGTDERKKFRLSGSIGYDFIQDGGYGRSYGLQFSYKPSPSVKLTFSADILDQLEHQQWVANIPDPTAVSTYNTSYVFSDIDKKVTSGTIRLDWGFTPELSLQMYVQPYIAAGSYSNYKRLLEGGTYNFEPYDYQGADPDFNFKSFKANIVLRWEYRPGSLIYLVWTHGRLNYDNPGVYDLGNDIKSLIEEDADNIFLVKLSYLFTIY; this is encoded by the coding sequence GTGAGACCAGTGAGTAATGTGTTGCTCATAGTAGTCACAGCAGTATTCTCCATATCTGCTGCAGAAGCACAGAAGACAGTTGCCCCATCAATCAATGCCGTTCGGGCCGAAGAAGAGATAATCATTGACGGCGACCTGAGAGAATCAGTCTGGCAGGGTGAAGGTTATTCTGCATTAGTGCAGAAAGAACCCGTTGAGGGTGCCGCACCGACCGAAGAAACGAGTGTCTATGTTGCGTATAATGATGAAGGCATATTTGTTGCAGCGCGGTGTTATTATTCGGATATGAGTTTTTGCACCGGAGGACTCGGCCGGAGGGATGAGATGCTTCAATCTGACCGGTTCTGGGTTTGGATCGATCCCAACAGGAGTGGACGGAATGCTTTTGGTTTTGCAGTGAATCCTGATGGTTCAATTGTCGATGGTAAGTGCTATCAGGATATTGCCTGGGACGATAGCTGGGATGGTGTATGGCAGTCGGCTGCAAAGAGGCACGTAGACCATTGGACAGCCGAAATGTTCATTCCGTTCAACCAACTTCGCTTTGCTAAGAAGAATGAATACATAATGGGTGTTAATTTCGATCGATATATCATTTGTAAAGCCGAGGATGACTATTTTTCTATGGTACCTGACACCGAAACCGGCTTCGTTTCGAAGTTTGGATTACTAACCGGGATAGCAGGGATTGAACCTCCAGTTAGACTGCAGATCCTGCCTTACGTCATGGGAAAGGCGAGCTATCTGGCTGAGGGAGAGGATAGTCCATTCTATGAAGATAACAGATACGACGGCAGTGCAGGACTGGACCTCAAGTACGGACTGACAGGAGACCTTACCCTTGATGCAACAGTGAATCCCGATTTTGGCCAGGCCGAAGTCGACCCAGCCGAGATCAATCTATCTGCTTTTGAGACCTACTACGCTGAGAAGAGGTCATTCTTTATTGAAGGTTCTGATATTTTCATCTTCGGCGATAATCCTGCGGGTGGGGTATGGGGTTGTAACTGGCAGGAACCTGAGATTTTCTACAGCCGCCGTATCGGCCGAGAGCCAAAGGGATATGTTACGCATACGGGATTTGTCGACCGGCCTGAGCAGACCACCATAATCGGTGCTGCTAAAATGAGCGGACAGGTTGGCGATTGGGCACTGGGGCATATCAGTGCTGTTACAGACCGGGAATATGCGAGAGTTGATTCATCGGGCACGATCTTTGAAGAGGAAATAGAACCTCGTACATACTATGGTATTATCAGAAGCTACAAAGAATTCAATAAAGGGGATCAGGGTTTGGGTTTCATGGCGACCGGAGTTGCGCGAGATCTGAGGACCGAAGAATTGAGCCGGATAAACAACCGAAACGCGCTTGTCGTTGGGCTTGACGGGTGGTCATTTCTCAATGATGCAAGAGAATGGGCATTCATGGGACATACAGAATACTCTAATGTGAACGGGTCCGAAGAGAGAATGCTGGACTTGCAGCAGGAACCGGCGCATTACTATCAGAGTCCGGATCTCGATTATGTTTCCCTCGATTCGAGCCGCACTTCCCTGTCCGGGTATATGGGTAGATTTGCAATCAAAAAGACGAAGGGGAATTTGGGCTTCCATTCAAGCTTGGGTATCATCTCTCCAGGGTTTGAGACGAACGACCTTGGATTTACCTGGATCACCAATGTGGTCAATATGCATGTTGCAGCAGGGTACAACTGGTATGCACCGACCAACTGGTATAGGGACGCCAGTATCTGGTTGATGACATCAAGGAATTATGATTTCGACAGCAGAAAGCTGTTCGAGCAATACTACGCTATGGCGAACGCTACTCTTCCCAACTACTGGAGCGCTGAATCATGGGTCCAGTATACGCCGGACGGTCTTGATCTGCACGAGACAAGAGGTGGTCCGGCAATTGCCTATCACGGATATACAGCAACGTATTTATCGGTCGGCACAGACGAGAGGAAGAAATTCAGACTGAGTGGAAGCATTGGTTATGATTTCATCCAGGATGGAGGCTATGGGAGGAGTTACGGTCTGCAGTTTTCGTATAAGCCTTCGCCTTCTGTCAAATTGACTTTCAGTGCTGATATACTTGATCAGCTTGAACATCAGCAATGGGTGGCGAATATTCCTGACCCAACCGCAGTGTCGACCTACAATACTAGTTATGTGTTTTCGGACATCGACAAGAAGGTGACATCGGGGACGATTCGGCTTGACTGGGGATTCACTCCTGAACTTTCCCTGCAGATGTATGTTCAGCCATATATAGCGGCGGGTAGTTATTCGAACTACAAAAGACTGCTTGAAGGCGGAACGTACAACTTTGAGCCCTATGATTACCAGGGTGCTGATCCGGATTTCAATTTCAAATCGTTCAAGGCAAACATCGTACTGCGTTGGGAGTACCGCCCTGGGTCCCTGATCTATCTTGTATGGACGCACGGACGTTTGAACTATGATAATCCGGGTGTATATGATCTGGGCAATGATATAAAATCTCTGATCGAAGAGGATGCGGATAACATATTCCTGGTGAAATTATCGTATTTGTTTACGATATACTAA
- a CDS encoding beta-lactamase family protein — protein MSKMAAFVFALLMFAPSGFGQAVKKMVTDVDMVRHHLREYREEYGIPGIAAVVLTSDSILIIAVDGVRKLGEPDSVQIDDRFHIGSNTKAMTGFVAGVLVEKGLISWDTRILDVFPEFAESSKDVYRDKTLKDLLSHRARIMPFTSGVEFANLPEFEGGKSERRRAFAGWLLQQEPVEVDTVRGYVYSNAGYGIVAAMMEKVSGKSWEQLMTDELFGPLGIDGRFGWPAYEDADQPWGHYYETDSQRVFPHDPHDEYQLPDIASAAGDVSLSILDYGKFLQANLIGLNGKDRVLTAATYEVLHPCVDSMIQYGVGWGLREHEGYKVSRHNGSAGTFYCTALVFRDKDLALGIMTNAITTEAEKALADLRVRIMEDYLE, from the coding sequence ATGAGCAAAATGGCAGCGTTCGTTTTTGCGTTATTAATGTTTGCGCCATCGGGTTTTGGTCAGGCAGTCAAGAAAATGGTAACCGATGTCGACATGGTTCGGCATCATTTGAGAGAGTACCGAGAGGAATATGGTATCCCCGGTATTGCTGCTGTGGTTCTAACCAGTGATTCAATACTGATTATTGCCGTTGACGGGGTCAGGAAGTTGGGTGAGCCGGATTCGGTCCAAATCGATGATAGATTTCACATTGGCTCTAACACCAAGGCAATGACCGGCTTTGTAGCCGGAGTGTTGGTTGAAAAAGGTCTCATAAGCTGGGATACCAGGATACTTGATGTATTCCCCGAATTCGCGGAATCATCAAAGGATGTATACAGAGACAAGACGCTGAAAGATCTTTTGTCGCACCGCGCAAGAATAATGCCTTTTACGAGCGGAGTTGAATTCGCGAATTTGCCTGAATTTGAAGGCGGTAAGTCGGAGCGGAGGAGGGCATTCGCTGGTTGGCTCTTGCAGCAGGAGCCCGTTGAGGTCGATACGGTTCGTGGTTACGTATACTCCAACGCCGGTTATGGTATTGTGGCAGCAATGATGGAAAAGGTGAGCGGGAAGTCCTGGGAACAACTGATGACAGATGAACTTTTTGGTCCGCTTGGGATAGACGGTAGATTTGGCTGGCCTGCGTACGAAGATGCGGATCAGCCATGGGGACATTATTACGAGACAGACAGCCAGAGGGTATTTCCGCATGACCCGCACGATGAGTATCAGTTGCCAGATATTGCCTCTGCCGCCGGAGATGTGAGCCTATCGATTCTTGATTACGGCAAATTTTTACAGGCAAATCTGATCGGGTTGAATGGCAAAGATAGGGTTCTCACGGCGGCAACGTATGAAGTTCTCCATCCTTGTGTTGATTCTATGATACAGTACGGAGTTGGTTGGGGCCTGAGAGAACATGAAGGATACAAGGTGAGCCGTCACAATGGTAGTGCCGGGACATTTTATTGCACTGCGCTGGTTTTCAGAGATAAAGACCTCGCGCTTGGCATCATGACGAACGCTATTACGACGGAGGCAGAGAAAGCACTTGCTGATTTGCGGGTCAGGATTATGGAGGATTATCTGGAGTAA
- the cbiM gene encoding cobalt transporter CbiM translates to MHISEGVIAAPVLVSGAVGAFAGCAVGLKKMDIENTPKVAVMSSAFFVASLIHLPVGPTSVHLVLSGLVGILLGWMAFPAILVALLLQAILFQFGGITTLGVNTMVMGVPALVCYLLYARFVRGRNKAIAAVAGFLAGATGIFLGGVIVALFLISTGEQFIVVAKLFVIAHFPVMVIEGILTAFIVTFIRRIKPDVLGGIVK, encoded by the coding sequence ATGCATATTTCCGAGGGAGTGATCGCTGCACCAGTTCTTGTTTCCGGTGCAGTTGGAGCCTTTGCCGGGTGCGCGGTGGGTTTAAAGAAGATGGATATCGAGAACACGCCCAAGGTCGCCGTCATGTCTTCTGCATTTTTTGTTGCATCGCTGATACACCTGCCGGTTGGTCCTACCAGTGTCCATCTGGTGCTCAGCGGTCTGGTCGGCATTCTGCTCGGGTGGATGGCCTTTCCTGCAATACTAGTTGCGCTGCTCCTGCAGGCCATTCTCTTTCAATTTGGAGGCATTACCACGTTGGGAGTCAATACTATGGTGATGGGAGTGCCCGCATTGGTATGCTATTTGCTGTACGCACGATTCGTGAGGGGACGGAATAAAGCGATCGCTGCGGTTGCGGGTTTTCTCGCTGGGGCAACCGGAATATTCCTGGGCGGCGTGATCGTCGCGCTCTTTTTAATTTCGACCGGCGAGCAGTTCATTGTCGTGGCAAAATTGTTCGTTATCGCTCACTTCCCCGTGATGGTCATCGAAGGAATTCTTACGGCATTCATTGTCACTTTCATTAGAAGGATCAAACCCGATGTATTGGGAGGTATTGTAAAATGA
- a CDS encoding DUF4198 domain-containing protein, which yields MKTSFLKVVIFVLLAIMPVVGHFQMIIPSEDIIEEQSKSTITIDCRFCHPFEGEILNMAYPLEFGVVIRGGDKVDLRKTLSEYKQEGLSAWQTNYKVNQPGDHVFYVVPEPYWEPAEETFIIHYTKVVVNGFGLESGWDSEAGMKTEIIPLTRPYGLYAGNVFQGLVLVDGKPASFTEVEVEYYNEAGKYIAPAAPFITQVVKADANGVFSYVMPVAGWWGFAALNEAEARILNEKDGESYPVEIGALIWVKTVEMK from the coding sequence ATGAAAACAAGTTTCTTAAAAGTCGTCATTTTTGTTCTGCTGGCGATCATGCCGGTGGTGGGTCATTTTCAGATGATTATTCCGAGCGAGGATATTATTGAGGAGCAGTCCAAAAGCACGATAACTATCGATTGTAGGTTTTGTCACCCGTTTGAGGGTGAAATACTAAACATGGCATATCCCTTGGAATTCGGCGTAGTAATAAGAGGCGGCGATAAGGTGGACCTTCGTAAGACACTTTCTGAATACAAGCAAGAGGGATTATCCGCCTGGCAGACCAATTACAAAGTGAATCAACCAGGCGATCACGTTTTCTACGTTGTGCCAGAGCCCTATTGGGAGCCTGCAGAAGAGACATTCATCATCCATTATACCAAAGTTGTCGTCAACGGCTTTGGTCTGGAATCAGGGTGGGATTCCGAAGCTGGCATGAAAACGGAGATCATACCCCTTACCAGACCTTATGGTCTTTATGCGGGTAATGTTTTTCAGGGTCTGGTTCTTGTGGACGGAAAACCCGCATCGTTCACCGAGGTCGAGGTTGAGTACTATAATGAGGCCGGTAAATACATTGCGCCGGCAGCCCCGTTCATTACTCAGGTAGTTAAAGCAGATGCCAACGGTGTTTTCTCGTATGTTATGCCCGTGGCTGGGTGGTGGGGGTTTGCTGCGCTTAATGAGGCGGAAGCGAGGATCCTGAATGAGAAAGACGGAGAGTCATATCCGGTTGAGATAGGCGCGCTCATCTGGGTCAAGACGGTCGAAATGAAATAG
- a CDS encoding lipocalin-like domain-containing protein produces MKKDDNSATRSKNVVGVWQVKEIGRQNIESPVMDKPVPSLFIFTSHHYSMVWVLGADQPFAERWKPTDEEKIRRFDSMVVNAGTYEIDEVALTVHPMVARIPDFIGGKLICEFQVENDTLRLKFVDEYSFDGVQAPWVAQGGLFLTLVRIG; encoded by the coding sequence ATGAAGAAAGATGATAATAGTGCAACAAGATCAAAGAATGTGGTTGGTGTGTGGCAGGTGAAGGAGATCGGAAGACAGAATATTGAGAGTCCGGTCATGGACAAGCCGGTCCCTAGCTTGTTTATCTTCACATCCCATCACTACAGCATGGTTTGGGTTCTGGGTGCTGATCAGCCGTTCGCTGAGCGCTGGAAACCTACTGATGAGGAGAAAATCAGGCGTTTTGATTCAATGGTTGTTAATGCAGGTACTTATGAGATTGATGAAGTTGCGCTCACCGTGCATCCAATGGTCGCACGGATCCCTGATTTCATCGGTGGCAAATTGATATGTGAATTTCAGGTTGAGAATGATACTCTACGATTGAAGTTTGTGGATGAGTATTCATTCGACGGAGTGCAGGCGCCATGGGTTGCGCAAGGCGGGCTTTTTCTGACACTCGTGCGTATTGGTTGA
- a CDS encoding energy transducer TonB → MMGVFLLIGSLGAIEETTAITGNGATVTLRDDKTWMLLELPDSAEMKVAPIAMTEDSQLVLLKERKWQFVSPDDTVGESYDTIFKPVVPYYNLSKEPYLRDIPGVVYPSSAAQKRQQGSVVLGLLLDTDGSVLDVKVLISTGFMELDNAAKKNGWKARFSPPEFNGMPVRVWVSMPIDFELQEP, encoded by the coding sequence ATGATGGGTGTTTTTTTGTTGATTGGCTCATTAGGCGCGATCGAGGAAACGACAGCAATTACCGGTAATGGCGCAACTGTGACATTGCGGGATGATAAGACATGGATGCTCCTCGAATTGCCTGACAGTGCTGAGATGAAGGTTGCGCCGATCGCGATGACTGAGGACAGTCAGCTCGTGCTCCTGAAAGAACGGAAATGGCAGTTCGTGTCTCCAGATGACACGGTTGGAGAGTCATACGACACCATATTCAAACCGGTTGTGCCCTATTACAACTTATCCAAGGAACCTTACTTAAGGGATATCCCGGGCGTAGTCTATCCGTCGAGCGCTGCGCAAAAGCGACAGCAAGGTTCGGTTGTGCTTGGGTTGTTGCTCGATACTGACGGCAGCGTGCTGGATGTTAAGGTTCTTATATCGACAGGGTTCATGGAACTGGATAACGCGGCGAAGAAGAATGGCTGGAAGGCGAGATTCAGCCCTCCCGAATTCAACGGTATGCCGGTGAGGGTGTGGGTGTCGATGCCGATCGATTTCGAATTGCAGGAACCGTAA